A genomic window from Glycine soja cultivar W05 chromosome 10, ASM419377v2, whole genome shotgun sequence includes:
- the LOC114371623 gene encoding probable transcription factor At5g61620, whose protein sequence is MTCNEKSEGCLMLFGVNILAKNPIRDGVPKCSSMLNRSYCHGEEEINANKENSEGGYLSDVLVQQRHNFHDKKNKGKPWTEKEHKDFLSGLKHLGKGNWKEISKNYVRTKTPTQVASHAQKYFLRIGAIETRKRRRSLFDIPLEEDGTSKVFRDSH, encoded by the exons ATGACATGCAATGAGAAAAGTGAAGGGTGTTTGATGCTATTTGGTGTGAACATTCTTGCAAAGAACCCTATAAGAGATGGTGTCCCCAAATGTTCAAGTATGCTAAACCGCAGTTATTGCCATGGAGAGGAGGAGATTAATGCCAATAAAGAAAATTCTGAAGGTGGATATTTGTCTGATGTTCTTGTTCAACAACGACATAACTTCCATGACAAGAAAAATAAGG GAAAACCTTGGACTGAGAAAGAACATAAGGATTTCCTAAGTGGTTTAAAGCATCTTGGAAAAGGTAACTGGAAGGAAATCTCAAAGAACTATGTGAGAACAAAGACTCCCACCCAAGTTGCAAGTCATGCACAAAAGTATTTTCTTAGAATTGGTGCTATCGAGACAAGAAAACGTAGAAGAAGCCTCTTTGACATACCATTG GAAGAGGATGGAACTTCAAAAGTTTTCCGAGATTcccattaa